The window TTTCGCCGTTTGCCAAGAAAGGCTATGTCGACCATACGCTGTATGACACTACCTCGATCATCCGCTTCCTGTCACGTCGCTTCGACCTGCCGGACCTTGAGGGTGTCAAACTGCGTAATGAAGCCTTTCTGGCACGAGGTGCCACGCCCCCGGGTGATTTAACGGAGGCGCTGCAGCTGTAAAGCTTGTTCAAGGTGTGCAGTTCATGGCAGGTGGCGATTTGTACCGTGACCTGCCCACGCAGCACTACGCGAACACATTGAGCAAATGACAGGCTAGCTTGACCTGCACCGGCCAGTCGGCTACCGCCGGTTGGTCATACTGCGGGCATGGCGGTCTTTCCCGTCCAACCACCATCTGGCGAGAGGGTGGATTGTGCGATCGACTATTCTCATCTCATCATTAAAAGATTTCACGTGGCTAACATTGCAAGACGTGAATCGCATAACCCTACAATATAGGGTTTCAATGTTTCGCAAAACGGCCGCATTGCTTGTGTATTGATGCCACGCCCAAGCGAGCACACATTCCAGGTAAGGATATGACTGAAACCAAGCGTTCACCGCTACCGCTTCCCAATGGCCAGAGCAAGGTGTTGCTGCATTCATGCTGTGCGCCCTGCAGTGGTGAGGTGATGGAAGCAATGCTGGCATCGGGGATCGATTTTACGATTTTCTTTTACAACCCGAATATCCATCCACGTAAAGAATATGAATTACGCAAGAACGAGAATATTCGCTTTGCGGAACAATTTGGCGTGCCGTTTATTGATGCCGACTATGATCGGGACAATTGGTTTGCTCGGGCCAAAGGGATGGAGAACGAGCCAGAACGCGGCGTTCGCTGCACCATGTGTTTCGACATGCGGTTTGAACGCACCGCATTGTATGCACATGAGCATGACTTTCCGGTCATCACCAGCTCACTGGGGATTTCGCGCTGGAAGAATATGCAACAGATCAACGATTGTGGGCATCGCGCTGCGGCACATTATCCGGATTTGATGTATTGGGACTACAACTGGCGCAAAGGCGGGGGTTCCGCACGCATGATTGAAATCAGCAAGCGGGAAGCGTTCTACCAGCAAGAGTACTGTGGCTGCGTCTATTCACTGAGAGATACCAATCAACATCGGGTTGCGATGGGTCGGGAGCGGATCAAACTGGGCGTGCTTTACTATGCACCATCAGTCAATCAGGCGACCCATTCTACAGACACGAACGAATCGGAAACACCCGGTCAAGTTTGATCGGAGAAATGACCGTCATGGCGAACGTTCCACATCGGGCGGTGTCACTTGTTGCTCGTATCGTGCATTCCCATCCGCAATGTAAAGTTGACGGAACGGGAGGCTCCCCTTCATTTCCATGACTGATTGGGTTTCATGACACATTCTCGTTACATCGCCTGGGGTGACAGTGCTGTAGGCAATCTGAAGCAATTGAATAAATTGACCGGACAATCCCATGCCATCATTGCAGTTCTGGATGATTTCCGGATGGGGCCATTGTCGGACGCGGACCAGTTATCCCCTACCCTACGCACCGACTGGTGGAAAGCCGTGTGGTCCGCGCAATGGTGGTACAACGAAGCAGAATATGAAGCGGAATTGGTGGCGTATTTCGCCGAATCTCAACACCACCTGCTGTCGGCCCTGGCCACCCCAGAACCCATTACCATCTGGATTGGCAACAACGCGCATGACCGACTCATGTTGGCCATGATTGCAAGCCTGACACCAGAGCAGACCCCGCTGTCGATCGTGGATGTCACCGGACACGTACCCTATCATCATGAAGGGCAATACGCTGTCGCCATGTGCCCACCGGAATCGCTCATGCCGCTCGCCCCCCGGCCGCTTTCTGACACAGAACGCACCGAGCTTGGGCAGCTATGGGCGGACTGGAAATCAAAGGGATTGGGCTGGCGGGAAATCGACGCAGATGGCCGGATTGTGGATTACCCGCTGGATCATCTGGATGCAGTATTGCTGGCCAAAACAGC of the Chitinivorax sp. B genome contains:
- a CDS encoding epoxyqueuosine reductase QueH, with amino-acid sequence MTETKRSPLPLPNGQSKVLLHSCCAPCSGEVMEAMLASGIDFTIFFYNPNIHPRKEYELRKNENIRFAEQFGVPFIDADYDRDNWFARAKGMENEPERGVRCTMCFDMRFERTALYAHEHDFPVITSSLGISRWKNMQQINDCGHRAAAHYPDLMYWDYNWRKGGGSARMIEISKREAFYQQEYCGCVYSLRDTNQHRVAMGRERIKLGVLYYAPSVNQATHSTDTNESETPGQV
- a CDS encoding DUF1835 domain-containing protein, whose translation is MTHSRYIAWGDSAVGNLKQLNKLTGQSHAIIAVLDDFRMGPLSDADQLSPTLRTDWWKAVWSAQWWYNEAEYEAELVAYFAESQHHLLSALATPEPITIWIGNNAHDRLMLAMIASLTPEQTPLSIVDVTGHVPYHHEGQYAVAMCPPESLMPLAPRPLSDTERTELGQLWADWKSKGLGWREIDADGRIVDYPLDHLDAVLLAKTAELSPQSSSRVVGEIMGQHPGMVPDSFLFWRLELLRQAGRVVFTPRQGPAPQAPTVTLA